A genomic stretch from Candidatus Brocadiaceae bacterium includes:
- the xerC gene encoding tyrosine recombinase XerC, giving the protein MMEDTVNKYLTYIEHDRNYSPQTIRAYQNDLCQYLSYLNAERCHVLGDATRLLLRKYLAFLKKQRHSKRTIARKVATIRSLYRYLCQKGALSFNPAENIKTPKLDKKLPAFMTINETRKLLNLPDMKTITGIRDKAIMETLYSAGIRVGELAAIDVIDVDRHNGMVKVKGKGKKERLVPIGVHAISAIQVYLEGRRSNHQALFLNNRGGRLTERSIARMLEKYRKKTDMNSSISPHTFRHSFATHLLDAGADLRSVQELLGHANLSTTQIYTHITTERLKQVYNKAHPRA; this is encoded by the coding sequence ATGATGGAGGATACGGTAAATAAATATCTGACATATATTGAGCATGACAGAAATTATTCTCCACAAACGATACGAGCTTATCAGAACGATCTCTGTCAATACCTTTCCTACCTGAATGCGGAGAGGTGCCATGTCCTTGGCGATGCTACCCGGTTATTATTAAGAAAGTATCTTGCCTTCCTGAAAAAACAAAGACATTCTAAAAGAACAATTGCAAGAAAAGTAGCGACTATTCGTTCATTATACAGATATTTATGTCAAAAAGGAGCTTTAAGCTTTAATCCAGCAGAAAATATTAAAACGCCAAAGCTTGATAAGAAGCTTCCTGCGTTTATGACTATTAATGAAACACGGAAATTATTAAATCTTCCAGATATGAAAACAATCACTGGTATTCGTGACAAGGCTATTATGGAAACCCTCTATAGCGCAGGAATTCGAGTGGGTGAATTAGCTGCAATTGATGTTATTGATGTAGACCGTCATAATGGGATGGTGAAAGTTAAGGGAAAAGGAAAGAAAGAACGATTGGTACCCATTGGAGTCCATGCCATAAGCGCTATACAGGTATATCTTGAGGGCCGGCGATCGAATCATCAGGCGCTATTCTTAAACAATCGGGGTGGGCGTCTTACTGAAAGAAGTATTGCTAGAATGTTGGAGAAGTATAGAAAAAAGACAGATATGAATAGTAGCATTTCTCCCCACACCTTCCGGCATAGTTTTGCAACCCATTTATTAGATGCTGGGGCCGATTTGCGTTCCGTACAAGAGCTCCTGGGTCATGCCAACCTTTCTACAACCCAGATCTATACCCACATAACAACAGAACGGTTGAAACAGGTTTACAATAAGGCTCACCCCAGGGCATAA
- the pabB gene encoding aminodeoxychorismate synthase component I, with translation MDLNKCKPVKTIIHEIKDACPPLEVFARISSKANVFFLDSALPIKGISRYSFLGFNPFLTIKTKRRKIILTDKDGVVVLDKHPFEYLQELLQYFSQKNLSNSIPFQCGLVGYFSYDLCHYIEKLPCTAIDDLGLPDIYMGLYDTIICYDHLLQKCSVIGVDFGLNGNIYDKITHTTEIVERKSPPVKGCKNKKINNNTSPSTPFQFNFTKALYLEAIKHIKDYITAGDVYQVNLSQRIETQIDIPPRNLYLRLREINPAPFSCYLAFDDAAIASSSPERFLHVYNKHVHTRPIKGTRPRGVDLEADEMMKQELLSSTKDDAELTMITDLERNDLGRVCDYGSVKVTTKKELETYPTVHHLVSAVEGNLHERYNFIGLLKATFPGGSITGAPKVRAMQIIDELEPTQRSIYTGAIGYIGFNGNIDLNIAIRTFLIKGKKVYFQVGSGIVADSDEEEEYKETMHKAKALIEALKTVGFSY, from the coding sequence ATGGATTTAAATAAATGCAAACCCGTTAAGACCATTATCCACGAAATTAAGGATGCTTGCCCCCCTTTAGAAGTCTTTGCACGGATTTCTTCCAAAGCAAATGTTTTTTTTCTGGACAGCGCTTTACCCATAAAAGGAATCTCACGGTATTCGTTCCTTGGTTTTAATCCCTTTTTAACTATTAAGACAAAGCGCCGAAAAATTATCCTGACAGACAAGGATGGTGTTGTTGTCCTTGATAAACACCCATTTGAATACCTTCAGGAATTATTACAATATTTTTCTCAAAAAAATCTTTCAAACTCTATTCCCTTTCAGTGTGGTCTTGTCGGATATTTTAGTTACGACCTCTGTCATTATATCGAAAAATTGCCGTGTACAGCTATAGATGATTTAGGTCTTCCGGACATATACATGGGACTGTATGATACTATTATTTGTTACGATCACCTTCTACAAAAATGTTCAGTAATCGGGGTAGATTTCGGTTTAAATGGCAACATATACGATAAAATAACACATACGACTGAAATAGTGGAAAGAAAAAGTCCTCCGGTAAAGGGGTGCAAGAACAAAAAGATAAACAATAATACCTCACCATCAACACCTTTTCAGTTTAATTTTACAAAAGCACTCTATCTAGAGGCAATCAAACACATTAAGGACTATATTACGGCAGGGGATGTTTATCAGGTCAATCTTTCTCAGCGCATAGAAACACAAATTGATATTCCTCCCCGAAATCTTTATTTGAGATTGCGCGAAATAAATCCTGCTCCCTTTTCATGCTATCTTGCCTTTGACGATGCTGCTATTGCCAGTTCTTCCCCGGAACGATTTCTTCATGTATATAACAAGCATGTTCATACTCGTCCCATCAAAGGCACACGTCCTCGCGGTGTGGATCTTGAAGCAGATGAAATGATGAAACAGGAGCTACTCTCCAGCACAAAAGACGATGCAGAACTAACGATGATTACCGATCTGGAACGAAACGACCTGGGACGTGTATGTGATTATGGGTCAGTCAAAGTCACTACAAAAAAAGAATTAGAAACATACCCAACAGTACATCATTTAGTTTCTGCTGTTGAAGGAAACCTGCATGAGCGATACAATTTTATTGGCCTGCTCAAGGCTACTTTCCCGGGCGGTTCTATTACAGGAGCACCAAAGGTACGTGCAATGCAGATTATTGATGAACTTGAACCCACTCAACGAAGTATTTACACAGGAGCCATAGGTTATATAGGATTTAACGGAAACATAGACCTGAATATTGCCATACGTACTTTTCTTATAAAAGGTAAAAAGGTATATTTTCAGGTTGGAAGCGGTATTGTTGCCGATTCTGATGAAGAAGAGGAATACAAAGAAACTATGCACAAGGCGAAAGCTCTTATCGAAGCGCTAAAAACAGTTGGTTTTTCTTACTGA
- a CDS encoding aminotransferase class IV, giving the protein MHNFIFLNDTFVESSAGCLSALDRGFLYGDGIFETLRTYSKQPFRIEDHINRLSSSAHYFEIPFPYSVSQIRHIIDQLLIRNSITDAYIRMTLSRGQGTNEFIPVGIHNPTFIIQAKSLLPYPKELYKTGSLLMTTSIQRSTTCPLSRHKTINYLTNYLIRKEAIRHGVHDALILNTDNYITECSVSNIFHVEKNTVVTPSLDANILPGITRKVILELCKEHNISVIETLFKRERILGADEVFLANSLMEIMPVAKIDGNTIGKSIPGTLTGFLHEKYSKKTIW; this is encoded by the coding sequence ATGCACAACTTCATCTTCCTAAACGACACATTTGTTGAAAGCTCTGCAGGGTGCTTGAGTGCCCTGGACCGCGGTTTTCTTTATGGGGATGGAATCTTCGAAACATTGAGGACCTATAGCAAACAACCTTTTCGAATAGAAGATCATATAAACCGCCTTTCGAGTTCCGCACACTACTTTGAAATACCTTTCCCATACTCGGTTTCACAAATACGACATATTATTGACCAGCTTCTCATCAGGAACAGTATAACAGATGCCTATATCCGCATGACCTTATCTCGCGGACAGGGAACGAATGAATTCATACCTGTAGGCATACACAACCCAACCTTTATCATACAGGCGAAGTCTCTTTTGCCATACCCAAAAGAATTATACAAGACAGGCTCACTACTTATGACTACCTCAATACAAAGAAGCACAACATGCCCCCTTTCAAGACACAAGACAATTAACTATTTAACCAACTACCTTATAAGGAAAGAAGCCATCAGGCATGGAGTTCATGACGCACTCATCTTAAACACGGACAATTACATAACCGAATGTTCGGTGAGTAATATTTTTCATGTTGAGAAAAATACCGTTGTTACTCCTTCATTGGATGCCAATATCCTGCCCGGTATCACAAGAAAAGTTATCTTAGAATTATGTAAAGAACATAACATATCTGTTATAGAGACATTGTTTAAACGCGAGAGGATCCTTGGAGCAGATGAGGTCTTTCTCGCCAACTCCCTTATGGAGATCATGCCAGTAGCAAAAATAGATGGAAATACTATCGGAAAGTCTATTCCAGGAACATTAACAGGATTTTTACACGAAAAATATTCAAAGAAAACAATTTGGTAA
- a CDS encoding acyl-CoA thioesterase, giving the protein MKIQELKTRVRYQETDQMGVVYYANFFVYFEMGRTEYLRNLGLPYSELEKEEIYFPVVDARCRFRSPAFYDDILIIQTWVSGLKRSTIEFSYRVLRECESRLIVEGSTKLACLNARRKISSMPEKLRKLLSCD; this is encoded by the coding sequence ATGAAAATTCAAGAACTGAAGACCCGTGTTCGCTATCAGGAAACAGACCAGATGGGTGTAGTTTATTATGCAAACTTTTTTGTTTATTTTGAGATGGGGCGCACAGAGTATTTGAGAAATCTTGGGTTGCCGTACTCAGAACTGGAAAAAGAAGAGATTTATTTTCCCGTAGTGGACGCCCGGTGCAGATTTCGTTCCCCCGCCTTCTACGATGATATATTGATTATACAAACATGGGTTTCCGGACTGAAACGTTCCACGATAGAATTCAGTTATAGGGTTTTACGTGAATGTGAAAGCCGCCTCATTGTCGAAGGGTCTACAAAGCTGGCTTGTCTCAATGCCAGGCGCAAAATATCATCTATGCCCGAAAAGCTAAGGAAGCTTCTTTCTTGTGACTGA
- a CDS encoding dihydropteroate synthase, with protein MISIGERINGMFKDVREGIKNKDPKAIQELAIKQTEAGASFLDINVGPAATDPIDAMKWLVESVQDAVKTPIAIDSQIFDVIKAGLSVVKNEVMINSTKADPGELDKFMPLAKEYNASLICLSMDETGIPQDVGRRMELTMQIVEKAMEHEFDLEKIYIDPILFPINVDQKQPALMFDIFSQIKMISDPAPHINVGLSNFSQGTKEKRLLARVFLTMGISYGLDAAVMDVLDKDLMDAAITAEIIMNQHVYSDSYLTACRK; from the coding sequence ATGATTTCTATCGGGGAACGCATTAACGGCATGTTTAAGGACGTGCGTGAGGGCATAAAAAATAAAGACCCAAAAGCCATACAGGAACTTGCTATAAAGCAAACTGAGGCAGGCGCCAGTTTCCTGGACATAAATGTTGGTCCTGCGGCCACAGATCCTATTGACGCAATGAAATGGTTGGTGGAGTCTGTTCAGGACGCGGTTAAAACACCGATTGCTATTGACAGTCAAATATTTGACGTAATAAAGGCAGGTTTATCTGTGGTTAAGAACGAGGTGATGATAAATTCCACGAAGGCGGATCCAGGAGAGCTGGATAAGTTTATGCCTCTGGCAAAAGAATACAATGCCTCGCTGATTTGTCTGTCGATGGACGAAACTGGTATTCCTCAGGATGTTGGGCGCAGAATGGAACTTACCATGCAGATTGTGGAAAAGGCAATGGAACACGAATTTGACCTGGAAAAAATTTATATTGACCCGATATTATTTCCTATCAATGTAGATCAGAAACAACCGGCACTCATGTTTGATATTTTTAGTCAGATAAAAATGATATCAGATCCAGCCCCTCATATAAACGTTGGGTTAAGCAATTTTTCCCAGGGTACAAAAGAAAAACGTCTTTTAGCCCGTGTCTTCCTGACTATGGGAATATCGTATGGATTGGATGCGGCAGTGATGGATGTTCTGGATAAAGATCTCATGGATGCCGCGATTACAGCAGAGATTATCATGAACCAGCATGTGTACAGTGATTCTTATCTCACGGCATGCAGGAAGTAA
- the cdhD gene encoding CO dehydrogenase/acetyl-CoA synthase subunit delta, with protein MEIPNVAEKWTGAVNEITLGATKENGGSREKTITIGGSKCVPFMDFDGSPGHRPVIAMDVYDVAPDDWPETLRAPFADVIDDPAQWAKKCVEQFGADLICLKLEGIHPDKGNISGEKTAETVKSILGAVSVPLIIWGCEHNEKDNEVLPKVSQAAKGENCLIGVATQDNYKTLTVTCIADGHGIITLSPVDINIAKQVNILVSEMDFPLNRIVMFQTTGALGYGLEYTYSIQERERLAALTGDKLMSMPVICDVGHEAWRSKEAKSDDKDSPQWGPREERGPMWETITAVGLLQSGVDIIRMSHPKAVAAVKKCIDRLY; from the coding sequence ATGGAAATACCAAATGTAGCTGAGAAGTGGACTGGAGCCGTCAACGAAATCACACTGGGCGCCACAAAAGAGAATGGAGGGTCTCGGGAAAAAACGATCACCATTGGAGGTTCGAAGTGTGTGCCGTTTATGGATTTTGACGGTAGCCCAGGCCACAGGCCGGTTATTGCCATGGATGTCTATGATGTGGCACCTGATGATTGGCCGGAAACTTTGAGAGCCCCTTTTGCCGACGTTATTGATGATCCGGCCCAATGGGCGAAAAAATGTGTTGAGCAGTTTGGGGCCGATTTGATTTGTCTCAAGTTGGAGGGGATTCATCCTGATAAAGGAAATATCAGCGGAGAAAAAACAGCGGAAACGGTGAAATCGATCCTTGGGGCTGTAAGTGTACCCTTGATTATTTGGGGGTGCGAGCATAATGAAAAGGATAACGAGGTTTTGCCTAAAGTGAGCCAGGCGGCAAAGGGAGAAAATTGCTTAATTGGGGTTGCAACACAGGATAATTATAAAACGCTTACTGTTACGTGTATTGCTGACGGTCATGGCATTATAACCCTGTCTCCGGTTGATATTAATATTGCAAAACAGGTAAATATCCTTGTTTCGGAAATGGATTTTCCTCTCAATCGAATCGTGATGTTCCAGACAACCGGGGCTTTGGGTTACGGACTGGAATATACATACTCCATTCAGGAGAGGGAAAGGCTGGCAGCGCTTACCGGTGATAAGCTTATGTCAATGCCAGTGATTTGTGATGTAGGACATGAAGCCTGGCGATCCAAAGAAGCAAAATCGGACGATAAGGATTCTCCGCAATGGGGGCCAAGAGAAGAACGGGGGCCCATGTGGGAAACGATTACGGCCGTCGGACTTTTACAGTCAGGAGTTGATATTATTCGCATGAGTCATCCCAAGGCTGTTGCCGCAGTAAAAAAGTGTATAGACCGTTTGTACTAA
- a CDS encoding AAA family ATPase has product MAFNIAVAGKGGTGKSTISALIVRYITEELGKSVSAVDADPNASLGALLGLSVQNTVADIREDMVEKKTNFPPGMSKDRFIEYAIEESIIEKGKFDLLTMGRPEGPKCYCYVNNLLRKYLDKVGTTYPFIITDNEAGMEHLSRRTTNNIDLLLIISEPTIVGALTMQRIIELSNSLPITINKKLCVLNRVPQDGVHENLQQKLNTLGIEIATILPFDQDVYNMAAAGDSVFEVSREGELYGKLGEFLQKYLPASMLEKNVAGNR; this is encoded by the coding sequence ATGGCTTTTAATATAGCAGTTGCAGGAAAAGGTGGTACGGGAAAATCAACAATTTCTGCCCTTATCGTTCGATATATTACTGAAGAACTGGGCAAGTCTGTATCCGCAGTGGACGCTGATCCGAATGCGTCTTTGGGGGCGCTTCTTGGATTGTCCGTGCAAAATACCGTTGCTGATATACGAGAAGATATGGTTGAAAAGAAGACGAATTTTCCACCGGGAATGTCCAAAGATAGATTTATTGAATATGCGATAGAAGAATCTATCATAGAAAAAGGCAAATTTGATCTCTTAACAATGGGTAGGCCTGAGGGGCCTAAATGTTATTGTTATGTGAATAATCTTCTCAGGAAATATCTTGATAAGGTGGGTACGACATATCCTTTTATAATAACGGACAATGAGGCGGGAATGGAACATCTTTCCCGGAGAACGACAAATAATATAGATCTTTTATTAATAATAAGCGAGCCAACTATCGTGGGTGCTTTGACGATGCAACGGATTATTGAATTGTCCAATTCGCTTCCAATTACAATCAATAAAAAGCTTTGTGTACTGAATCGCGTACCCCAGGATGGTGTTCATGAAAATTTACAGCAAAAATTAAATACGTTGGGGATAGAGATAGCTACGATACTCCCGTTTGACCAGGATGTTTATAACATGGCAGCAGCAGGAGACTCTGTATTTGAAGTCTCTCGTGAAGGTGAATTGTATGGAAAATTAGGGGAATTTTTGCAAAAATATTTGCCTGCCAGCATGCTTGAAAAAAATGTTGCCGGCAACAGATAA
- a CDS encoding ASKHA domain-containing protein: MIMKDPVYKVRFLPNDVTVEIEEGKTILDASYKGDLFVNALCGGDGTCGKCKVIVNSGVVDGVPTAHISDAEAEKGYVLACKTKVISDIETLIPEVSRLDKSQILTSDYPQFSGSLASIGAGVEQFKQHPLVRRIFLELSPPSLEDCVADYERLCQGIMVKTDIALKKLTIGLEALKRISSLLRKANWKVTVTLGYMGPSVEILEVQPGDMSKNNYGIAVDIGTTTVVAHLLNLSSTETIDTEATYNSQMKYGDDYIQRIMYASDNDALDIMQEVLVEDVNHLISILVKRNQLSIHDVDAVVCAGNTVMTHFLLGLDPTHIRKEPYLPSASFVPPLKTSEIGIDSNSHGLLYTLPCVGAYVGGDISSGVLAVRLDQAEALSLLVDIGTNGEIVLGNKDWMVCCSASAGPSFEGSGISCGMRAAKGAIEKISITKDYDVAYKTIGNASPNGICGSGLLECLANLVRSGVVDRTGSFQKGIKTERLRRNDNGYEFILVASSESAMQKEIVITQADIQNLIRSKAAIYSAISTLIEYMGMTVHDIEHVYLAGGFGSYLDIRSAVTIGMLPDISVSNVQFVGNTSVIGAKMSLFSRDAYEAAAGIASKMTYFDLMSNNKYMEEYVSANFLPHTNIEKFPSVAEELVA; the protein is encoded by the coding sequence ATGATCATGAAAGACCCCGTGTATAAAGTACGCTTCCTTCCCAATGACGTTACCGTAGAAATTGAAGAAGGAAAAACTATCCTTGACGCATCCTATAAAGGTGATTTGTTTGTTAATGCTTTATGTGGTGGGGATGGTACCTGTGGTAAATGTAAAGTGATTGTGAACTCTGGTGTAGTGGACGGTGTTCCTACAGCACATATTTCTGACGCAGAAGCCGAAAAAGGGTATGTGCTTGCCTGTAAGACTAAGGTTATAAGTGATATTGAAACTCTTATACCTGAAGTGTCAAGGCTTGACAAAAGTCAAATTCTTACGAGCGATTATCCACAGTTTTCAGGTTCATTGGCTTCCATTGGGGCAGGAGTGGAGCAGTTTAAACAGCATCCATTGGTTCGAAGGATATTTTTGGAATTATCTCCCCCTAGCCTGGAGGACTGTGTTGCGGATTATGAAAGACTTTGCCAGGGGATTATGGTGAAGACTGATATTGCTTTGAAGAAGTTGACCATTGGCCTTGAGGCTTTGAAACGTATATCTTCTTTATTGAGGAAGGCGAACTGGAAGGTTACCGTGACACTTGGGTACATGGGGCCGTCTGTAGAAATCCTGGAAGTGCAACCGGGTGATATGAGTAAGAATAATTACGGAATCGCAGTAGATATCGGTACAACTACTGTGGTTGCTCATCTTCTCAACCTTTCGAGCACCGAGACGATTGATACGGAAGCAACCTATAATTCTCAGATGAAATATGGGGATGATTATATTCAGCGGATCATGTATGCCTCAGACAATGATGCTCTTGATATTATGCAAGAAGTACTTGTTGAGGATGTTAATCATCTGATATCCATACTTGTTAAAAGGAATCAATTAAGCATCCATGATGTGGACGCTGTTGTTTGCGCTGGCAATACGGTGATGACTCACTTTCTCCTGGGCTTAGATCCTACTCATATCAGAAAAGAACCGTATCTTCCTTCCGCAAGTTTTGTTCCTCCCTTGAAAACGAGTGAAATAGGTATAGATAGTAATAGTCATGGGCTACTGTATACGCTTCCCTGTGTTGGAGCTTATGTTGGCGGGGATATCTCTTCAGGAGTCCTGGCGGTTCGGTTGGACCAGGCCGAGGCATTGTCGCTTCTCGTTGACATTGGTACAAATGGTGAAATCGTATTGGGTAATAAGGATTGGATGGTTTGTTGTTCTGCCTCTGCCGGACCTTCTTTTGAGGGAAGTGGTATTTCTTGTGGTATGCGTGCCGCAAAAGGCGCAATAGAAAAAATAAGCATAACAAAAGATTATGATGTTGCGTATAAAACAATAGGTAACGCTTCTCCGAACGGGATATGTGGTTCCGGACTTCTTGAGTGTCTGGCAAATTTGGTAAGAAGTGGAGTCGTTGACAGGACAGGAAGTTTTCAAAAGGGGATAAAGACGGAGCGGTTAAGAAGGAACGACAACGGCTACGAATTTATTCTTGTGGCAAGCTCTGAAAGCGCCATGCAAAAGGAGATCGTTATTACACAGGCTGATATTCAAAACTTAATTCGATCGAAGGCTGCTATTTATTCCGCGATTTCGACCTTAATTGAATATATGGGTATGACAGTACATGATATAGAGCATGTGTACCTTGCCGGCGGTTTCGGTAGTTATTTGGATATACGGAGCGCTGTTACGATTGGAATGCTCCCCGACATTTCTGTTTCGAATGTTCAGTTTGTCGGTAATACATCTGTAATTGGCGCAAAGATGAGTCTGTTTTCCCGTGATGCCTATGAAGCTGCCGCTGGAATTGCTTCAAAAATGACATATTTTGATCTCATGAGCAATAATAAATATATGGAAGAATACGTGTCGGCTAACTTTTTGCCCCACACAAATATTGAAAAGTTTCCTTCGGTAGCGGAGGAATTGGTGGCTTAA
- the acsC gene encoding acetyl-CoA decarbonylase/synthase complex subunit gamma → MALTGLEIYKLLPKTNCKKCGRPTCLAFAMQLAQKKASLSECPDVSEETMNVLGAASAPPIKLVTVGAGDKKLQVGEENVLFRHQEKFYHPCGVAVTLNDDLSDDAFQERLKKINSLKVARVGTEIEIDLIALTDKSNNAEQFAGAVKKVCDGTHLNIILSSTNVDSMRAALSHCAEKRPLLHGANKENCEAMAALAKEKNCPMTLTAPTLEELADLAECAKKSGVEEILLDVSGDNPKEELQKLTKIRRAALKKNFRALGFPAITFVREDDPYMEISLASTYLAKYAGIVVVNSDEPWGIMPLLTMRTNIFTDPQKPIQVEPKLYAVGDATEDSPVMFTTNFSLTYYTVEGEVESSRVPTYILSVDTGGTSVLTAYSGDKLNDKIVAKAVADTQLETKVKHRKLIIPGLVAAMSGKLQETLGWEILVGPREASGLPSYLKNEWRN, encoded by the coding sequence ATGGCACTAACCGGATTAGAAATTTATAAGCTGCTTCCCAAGACAAATTGTAAAAAATGCGGGAGACCTACTTGTTTAGCGTTTGCGATGCAATTGGCACAAAAAAAAGCAAGTCTATCAGAGTGTCCTGATGTAAGCGAAGAGACAATGAATGTTTTGGGAGCTGCTTCTGCCCCTCCCATCAAACTGGTAACGGTTGGTGCCGGAGATAAAAAATTACAAGTCGGTGAAGAAAATGTATTATTTAGGCATCAGGAGAAGTTTTATCATCCTTGTGGTGTTGCTGTAACCCTGAATGATGATTTGAGTGATGATGCCTTTCAGGAACGGTTAAAAAAAATTAACAGCTTAAAGGTTGCAAGGGTAGGTACAGAAATTGAAATTGATTTAATTGCACTAACAGACAAGAGCAATAATGCAGAACAATTTGCTGGCGCAGTGAAAAAGGTATGCGACGGTACTCATCTGAATATTATTTTAAGTAGCACGAATGTGGATAGTATGAGAGCTGCCTTATCGCATTGTGCTGAGAAAAGACCTTTACTCCATGGCGCAAATAAGGAGAATTGTGAAGCAATGGCTGCATTGGCGAAGGAGAAGAATTGTCCGATGACGTTGACTGCGCCAACGCTGGAAGAGCTTGCCGATTTGGCAGAATGCGCAAAGAAATCAGGTGTTGAAGAGATTCTCTTGGATGTTAGTGGTGATAATCCAAAAGAAGAGCTTCAAAAGTTGACAAAGATAAGGCGCGCAGCGTTAAAGAAAAATTTTCGTGCGTTGGGGTTTCCTGCAATTACCTTTGTTCGTGAAGATGACCCGTATATGGAGATATCTCTGGCATCCACATACCTTGCAAAATATGCAGGTATTGTGGTGGTCAATAGTGATGAGCCATGGGGTATTATGCCGTTGCTTACTATGAGGACAAATATATTTACTGATCCACAGAAACCTATTCAGGTAGAACCAAAATTGTATGCCGTGGGTGATGCAACAGAAGATTCGCCTGTTATGTTTACCACAAATTTTTCGCTGACCTATTATACTGTTGAGGGTGAAGTTGAATCTAGCCGTGTTCCGACGTATATATTGTCTGTCGATACTGGTGGGACTTCTGTGTTGACTGCTTATTCAGGAGATAAACTGAATGATAAAATCGTCGCAAAGGCTGTGGCCGATACGCAATTGGAAACGAAAGTAAAACATAGAAAATTAATCATACCAGGGCTTGTGGCGGCAATGTCCGGAAAATTGCAAGAGACCCTTGGCTGGGAAATCCTGGTTGGCCCAAGGGAGGCATCTGGTCTGCCTTCATACCTGAAGAACGAATGGAGAAATTAG
- a CDS encoding ATP-dependent Clp protease proteolytic subunit produces MICDMPFCSDQDGDEKKGKKSEQDLISKLLKTRTIIVTDEVSKKMAHQIMTQLMLLESESNEDIKMFINSPGGDADAGFAIYDMMRFVQPKVKAVCSGVVASAAVIILLGAYKENRFSLPSSRILIHQPSTGIHGTASDIQIEANEILKCREKINRVIATETGQSIAKVEADTKRNFWMSAEEGLGYGLIAKIIRKSDELKV; encoded by the coding sequence ATGATCTGTGATATGCCATTTTGCAGTGATCAGGATGGAGATGAAAAAAAAGGGAAAAAATCCGAGCAGGACCTCATTTCAAAGTTGCTAAAAACACGTACAATTATCGTAACCGATGAAGTAAGCAAAAAAATGGCACATCAGATCATGACTCAGCTCATGCTCCTTGAATCGGAGAGCAATGAAGATATTAAAATGTTTATCAATTCCCCCGGGGGGGATGCTGATGCAGGTTTTGCGATATATGACATGATGCGTTTTGTGCAACCAAAGGTAAAAGCCGTTTGTTCCGGTGTTGTAGCAAGTGCTGCGGTTATCATTCTTTTGGGAGCTTACAAGGAAAATCGATTTAGTCTGCCAAGTTCACGTATTCTTATACACCAACCTTCTACAGGAATACACGGGACCGCTTCTGATATCCAGATCGAGGCAAATGAGATATTGAAGTGTCGGGAAAAAATCAATCGGGTGATTGCTACGGAAACAGGACAGTCAATTGCGAAAGTAGAGGCAGATACGAAGAGAAATTTCTGGATGTCTGCTGAAGAAGGTTTGGGTTATGGATTGATTGCTAAAATCATCCGGAAAAGCGATGAGTTAAAAGTATAA